The following coding sequences lie in one Cryomorphaceae bacterium genomic window:
- a CDS encoding DUF2892 domain-containing protein gives MVNRVVKFTLIAALLGLIIWQFSSGHIGNGISLIFVLALIVLSIFKDERILWAFFQLRRQKPDKAHAALLRIKRPDLLVRSQEAYYYYLLGMVESQLKSLTQAEKYFRKALNLGLRMKHDQAMAKLNLAGICMAKRKKREATTLLAEAKKLDKHKILADQIKMLQQQLKRI, from the coding sequence ATGGTAAACCGCGTAGTGAAGTTTACGCTCATCGCAGCGCTTCTCGGATTGATAATCTGGCAATTCAGTTCAGGACACATAGGAAACGGCATCTCACTTATTTTCGTGTTGGCGCTTATAGTCTTGAGTATTTTCAAGGACGAGCGCATTCTCTGGGCATTTTTCCAGTTGCGTCGCCAAAAGCCCGATAAAGCGCATGCGGCTCTTTTGAGGATAAAACGACCTGATTTGTTGGTACGCTCACAGGAAGCCTACTATTACTACCTGCTCGGCATGGTAGAGTCTCAGTTGAAAAGTTTAACACAGGCCGAGAAATACTTCCGCAAGGCGCTCAATCTTGGGCTACGCATGAAACACGATCAGGCAATGGCCAAACTCAACCTTGCCGGTATTTGTATGGCAAAACGCAAGAAGCGAGAGGCTACGACGCTTTTAGCCGAAGCTAAAAAGCTCGACAAGCACAAAATTCTGGCTGATCAGATCAAAATGCTCCAACAGCAATTGAAGCGAATCTGA
- a CDS encoding type IX secretion system membrane protein PorP/SprF, with translation MKKKLLFACTVAGMMGWADVTAQQDVHFSQFYYSPVHWNPAAAGATRGDMRAVATYRNQWASVSTPFVTSAASFDAPIQTRNMGDNFLGIGLNFNHDQAGTQGMSNLNINGALSYSLDLGSRYKKPHYISFGLNFGFLQRSFNTPESTWDRQWAGNGFDPTINNGEGMRGGKLARGNVTVGAGALWNYTFDDDKRFYLGAAMFHVNRPNMSLIEDFDNLYHKFTYMAGFELGHPDRMTTFRPNIMAMMMGPNFFMNFGGDVTFDLTDRTAYTNYKNHLAAGFGIYHRLMDAMIFAINIEYSNFRIGFAYDLNISGFDVATGGNGAFEILLMYEPRFGGPDTQRQKLRRNKGL, from the coding sequence ATGAAGAAAAAACTACTCTTCGCATGTACAGTAGCAGGAATGATGGGGTGGGCGGATGTAACTGCGCAGCAGGATGTCCATTTCTCTCAGTTCTATTATTCGCCTGTGCATTGGAATCCAGCTGCGGCCGGAGCAACCCGTGGCGACATGCGCGCGGTGGCAACCTACCGTAATCAGTGGGCTTCGGTGTCCACCCCTTTTGTAACGTCGGCAGCTTCATTTGATGCCCCGATACAAACCCGTAACATGGGAGACAATTTCCTGGGAATTGGTTTGAATTTTAATCATGATCAGGCCGGTACACAAGGAATGAGCAACCTAAACATCAATGGGGCTCTGAGCTACAGTCTCGATTTGGGTAGTCGTTACAAGAAGCCCCACTACATCTCTTTCGGATTGAATTTCGGATTTCTGCAGCGAAGCTTCAACACACCTGAGTCAACATGGGATCGTCAGTGGGCAGGAAACGGTTTTGACCCCACCATTAACAATGGTGAGGGTATGCGGGGCGGAAAACTCGCTCGAGGTAATGTGACCGTAGGGGCAGGCGCACTGTGGAACTACACGTTTGATGATGACAAGCGGTTTTACCTGGGAGCAGCCATGTTTCATGTTAACCGACCCAACATGAGTTTGATTGAGGACTTTGACAACCTCTATCATAAGTTTACATACATGGCTGGTTTTGAGCTTGGGCACCCTGACAGGATGACCACCTTTCGCCCCAATATTATGGCGATGATGATGGGCCCTAACTTCTTTATGAACTTTGGGGGAGATGTGACCTTCGATTTGACAGATCGTACTGCCTACACGAACTACAAGAATCATCTTGCTGCGGGCTTTGGTATATACCACCGCCTTATGGACGCCATGATTTTTGCGATAAACATTGAGTACTCAAATTTTCGCATTGGCTTTGCATACGACCTGAACATATCGGGCTTTGATGTTGCAACCGGTGGAAACGGTGCTTTTGAAATTCTCCTTATGTACGAACCCCGATTTGGAGGCCCTGACACACAACGTCAGAAACTGCGCCGCAACAAGGGACTTTAA
- a CDS encoding peptidoglycan-binding protein: MELLIQGSQGDEVLALQEILKEIGYNIEPSGCYCARTTEAVLDFQRVTSIPVDGAVGDITWAFLLNVQALKARGGTP, translated from the coding sequence ATGGAATTGCTTATTCAGGGATCGCAAGGGGACGAAGTGCTCGCCCTTCAGGAAATCCTGAAGGAAATTGGCTACAACATTGAGCCCAGTGGTTGTTATTGTGCCCGCACTACAGAGGCAGTTCTGGATTTTCAGCGAGTAACAAGTATTCCGGTTGACGGTGCTGTGGGTGATATCACCTGGGCTTTTTTGCTCAATGTGCAAGCCTTAAAAGCACGAGGAGGAACTCCATAG
- a CDS encoding PKD domain-containing protein produces the protein MAVFCKPAIMLRTSVFLMCVFCALSSNAQVFWSEDFGNIPGCNSQTADGFNSGLGQWTVVQVDPGANSVQPNVWYVSATEAGMGEGNCGEGCLDTPGLSNASLHVSTDLLGDLGAAYFETGFGFTDTDIRAQSPIIDCSGQAEITMSFLYMAGGNNDDFCSIQYFDGMTWSDLGTLPQTALTCAPQGIWTAFSVALPASADNNPNVRIGFRWINVDDGIATDPSVAIDDIELFTGAPPPPPDIFADFTSSETIVCAGDCVEFTDLSDGPVTGWTWTFEGGTPGSSNQQSPADVCYDNPGTYAVTLEVTGPGGANDVLTIPGFIEVEACGLPPQASFTASSTDICAGECVDFTDTSLGDDITSWTWGFTGANPNNSNQQNPTNVCYDTPGTYAVSLSVSSAFGDDSTTENAFITVSDCSDPPEAAFSSNVQNICAGDCVNFTDQSTGNITDWQWTFTGAETANSTNQNPNNICYNTPGSYSVTLVVTGPDGNDQTTVNNFIVVDDCSAPPTAAFSSNVQNICIGDCVNFNDQSTGSVNTWQWTFDGADTQNSNNQNPGNICYSNEGTFAVTLLVTGDDGDDEVTVNGYITVADCAGPQAGFTASELVICEGDCIDFINQSIGGATDFEWSFPGADTPSSTDANPTEICYQSAGQYEVTLEASDGVETDILTQPAFITVEECLPEPAPPVQIGSSTTLICLGDCVSFTDLTEGNTSNWSWSFPGAVPSFSTVQNPPQVCYLNEGSFDVTLELTVDGEITDSTFSNFITVVDTCGPIANFNYTPIVCLGQCYDFENTSTGGTSYFWTFEGAATPTSEMENPTDICYLDQTGIYNVTLTVTNQFGSSTSITQQITVVNPPNVNAGPDQTIVQGTSTTLTAVAGNGTGNFVWQPFEDVLCFSCPSTVTYPLNETTTFIVFYEQSGGCQSSDTVTVFVEESYVVGVPNSFSPNGDGVNDVLFVRGNNITRMRFVVYNRYGQKVFETNDQSVGWDGTMGGRELNAGVFGYYLEVFQLDGNQQIIKGDITLVR, from the coding sequence ATGGCAGTGTTTTGTAAGCCTGCAATAATGTTGAGAACTTCGGTATTTCTGATGTGTGTGTTTTGTGCTTTGAGCTCGAATGCCCAGGTGTTTTGGTCGGAAGATTTTGGCAATATACCCGGGTGTAACAGCCAAACAGCAGACGGTTTTAATTCTGGCCTTGGACAATGGACAGTTGTTCAGGTGGACCCCGGTGCAAACTCTGTTCAACCAAACGTATGGTATGTGAGTGCGACAGAGGCTGGGATGGGGGAAGGGAATTGTGGCGAGGGCTGTCTTGACACGCCGGGCCTGAGCAATGCATCATTGCATGTAAGCACCGACCTGCTCGGAGATTTAGGGGCAGCCTATTTCGAGACGGGGTTTGGCTTTACGGATACTGACATCCGGGCTCAATCACCCATTATTGACTGCTCCGGTCAGGCAGAGATTACCATGAGTTTTTTGTACATGGCAGGTGGTAACAATGATGACTTTTGTTCGATTCAATATTTCGATGGTATGACATGGAGCGATTTGGGGACATTGCCTCAAACTGCTCTTACTTGTGCTCCTCAGGGAATCTGGACTGCTTTTTCTGTGGCTTTACCGGCCAGTGCCGATAACAACCCCAATGTGCGCATCGGTTTCAGGTGGATTAACGTGGACGACGGCATTGCCACAGACCCAAGTGTAGCCATAGACGACATTGAACTCTTTACCGGTGCGCCTCCACCACCGCCTGACATTTTCGCTGATTTCACGTCAAGTGAAACTATTGTATGTGCCGGTGATTGTGTTGAGTTCACCGATTTGAGCGATGGGCCCGTAACAGGTTGGACATGGACCTTTGAAGGAGGAACGCCGGGGTCATCAAATCAGCAGAGTCCAGCCGATGTTTGCTACGATAACCCCGGAACCTATGCCGTTACGCTCGAAGTGACCGGACCTGGTGGTGCTAACGATGTTCTTACCATACCGGGTTTTATAGAGGTAGAGGCATGCGGTTTGCCTCCACAGGCATCATTTACAGCTAGCTCTACCGATATTTGTGCCGGAGAATGTGTTGATTTTACTGACACCAGTCTTGGCGATGATATAACATCTTGGACGTGGGGGTTTACCGGAGCCAATCCGAATAACTCCAATCAACAAAACCCCACTAACGTATGTTACGACACGCCAGGAACCTACGCGGTAAGCTTGAGCGTTTCAAGTGCTTTTGGAGATGATTCAACCACTGAGAACGCCTTTATTACGGTAAGCGATTGCTCAGATCCACCGGAAGCTGCCTTTTCCTCCAATGTCCAGAATATTTGTGCAGGAGATTGTGTGAACTTCACAGATCAGAGTACGGGTAACATTACGGATTGGCAGTGGACTTTTACCGGCGCGGAAACCGCAAATTCCACCAACCAGAACCCCAACAACATCTGCTACAATACCCCCGGCTCATACAGCGTGACTCTGGTGGTAACCGGCCCTGATGGAAATGATCAGACAACGGTGAACAATTTTATAGTGGTTGATGACTGCTCAGCCCCCCCTACAGCTGCTTTTTCCTCCAATGTGCAGAATATCTGCATTGGTGATTGCGTAAACTTCAATGACCAAAGCACCGGATCGGTGAACACATGGCAGTGGACATTCGACGGTGCTGATACCCAAAACTCAAACAATCAAAATCCCGGAAATATCTGCTACAGCAATGAGGGTACATTTGCGGTAACCCTGCTGGTTACTGGTGATGATGGCGACGATGAAGTGACGGTGAACGGATACATCACCGTAGCAGACTGCGCTGGTCCGCAAGCTGGTTTTACTGCATCTGAGCTGGTGATCTGTGAAGGCGACTGTATTGATTTCATCAACCAAAGTATTGGTGGTGCCACAGATTTTGAGTGGTCTTTTCCGGGGGCTGATACGCCTTCGTCAACCGATGCCAATCCAACGGAAATATGCTACCAAAGTGCAGGTCAGTATGAGGTTACCCTCGAAGCCTCTGACGGAGTTGAAACAGACATTTTGACCCAACCTGCGTTCATTACTGTAGAAGAATGCCTTCCTGAACCTGCACCTCCAGTGCAGATTGGCTCGTCAACTACGCTTATTTGTTTGGGTGACTGTGTTTCTTTTACCGACCTGACAGAAGGAAACACCAGCAATTGGTCGTGGAGTTTTCCGGGTGCAGTTCCCTCTTTCTCAACGGTACAAAATCCACCACAGGTATGCTATCTGAACGAAGGCAGTTTTGATGTAACCCTTGAACTCACCGTTGACGGAGAGATCACGGATTCAACCTTCAGCAATTTTATCACGGTGGTTGATACCTGCGGCCCTATTGCCAATTTCAACTACACGCCTATTGTGTGTTTGGGGCAGTGTTATGATTTTGAAAACACCAGTACAGGTGGTACGAGCTATTTCTGGACCTTCGAGGGAGCAGCAACTCCCACATCGGAGATGGAAAACCCCACTGATATCTGTTACCTCGACCAAACAGGAATTTACAATGTAACCCTTACCGTAACCAATCAATTTGGGTCTTCTACATCTATTACCCAGCAAATCACAGTGGTGAATCCGCCAAACGTGAATGCCGGACCCGATCAAACCATTGTTCAGGGCACCAGCACCACACTCACGGCCGTAGCCGGAAACGGAACCGGAAACTTTGTTTGGCAACCCTTTGAAGACGTGCTTTGCTTCTCTTGTCCAAGTACGGTTACCTATCCTTTAAATGAAACCACGACATTTATCGTGTTTTACGAGCAGTCTGGTGGGTGTCAAAGCTCCGATACCGTTACCGTGTTTGTAGAAGAGTCCTACGTAGTTGGCGTACCGAACTCTTTTTCGCCGAATGGCGATGGAGTGAACGACGTACTCTTCGTGAGAGGCAACAACATTACCCGTATGCGATTTGTGGTTTACAATCGCTATGGTCAAAAAGTATTTGAAACCAACGACCAAAGTGTGGGTTGGGATGGTACCATGGGAGGCCGGGAATTGAATGCAGGTGTTTTTGGTTACTATTTAGAAGTGTTTCAGTTAGATGGAAATCAACAAATCATAAAGGGAGATATTACCCTGGTAAGATAA
- a CDS encoding T9SS C-terminal target domain-containing protein, giving the protein MCNTSAITPYKRLLRSKQVLFIISKKAVLYFVPIPLYLRANCLISKSPPYQPETSFIMNKIFTLLVASTLLMASNGKAQTIAEYSLDATVAATSVDPNLTAGNITAVGVNIPTPGTNPGSNGFRADQWPVGANLDSTAYFEVVLTPDPGFEMNITEIRYNNRRSATGPPNFAVYWSLDGVFANSTMIQSGTIASGSSGIPQSITGLDIDVPEGEQIYIRWYAWEASAGSGTYWMSRFNGVGLEIDGTLTTLSTAVSFASPSGVTSEGDGTYDIVVSIENPSATVDTEVDVVLMTGDDSAVNGFNSQTVVFPAGSSADQTVTLTIVDDALCKDDEFIAFQLMNPTGGNSTIISSPSNFSLQIIDNDKIANLFYEDDFESNNLNNWTQGTDGHWATSTVNAISGTYSLKHNLSDVQSTSYISLPTNDLELSGMVTTWRFQLQNGDWEFSGNNRPWVYLVSSEETIFPTNQTTGYAVGIENIGPAPFSRFLALYRIPPTGEVPLVVSTLNWNEGKTVGVEVVRDEAGNWVLRYDEDGGFDDLVTAGSAFDDTYTSANYMGLAFQFTSTRAGELWMDDFSVTQTTCQNTFYSQQSGDFGDDIWDVVPGGTAGPAVFNLYNDFVIQSGHDLDLTANVDLGGLTIESGASLDMGTDGYTLKMTGDWSNNGSFEAGDGNVRMVGVSNVTASGNNTFYDLSLDKLGGTVTMDGATDLLGTLTVTKGNLDTDGNPFTLKSTASQTASVGPVGASSNITGDFTVERYIQNGPTGWRNMGSSVSGATLQGWNEHFTTTGFPGADFPDWPTPANRFVSLKYYDETLPGDREIGWMSPTNTSNVIPDGRGYWMYIGGSELPETVNLTGELITGDFSYDLDYTESLGDFHDGWNLLSNVYASTVDWDSPNLTKVDIENGIWIWDANIQQYGTYISSVSTHGVTNEIAHSQSFWVHTLDINAALTFRESAKSSNNNADWIKQNVEAVSLVRLQIDGNGFMDETVLVFNDDATIGYEGTHDAMKFFSPNEEVPSLAMLANNGEEDFDVAINALPMPETGGISIPLKALAGVNGNYLLSVSDIQNLPSSACLYVEDLETGDVMLIEEGANLTVALDTGYHDARFVIHVSAPVSADKTDNSCADANDGMITALGAGEGPWTYTWLNEAGQVVKVSENLMEADTLNNLAAGLYTLEVSGSDEVCGTRSEEFYINEPMPLSASTILEAANCNSGANGQVAVLASGGQGTWSLAIYQNEELLDEVTNEEGTYSFVNLESGWYTIQAGNTCGVIEEIVHLFDESAPVANFEGPESISLTMGGEVNFTNTSLNAEWFEWFIGDDEYYTENITHTFTLPGTHEVIMYAFFGDCYDVVTKSIEVTDIAANVEVIETPDNISIWYDGREVVIEHSFNGQQMDIRIMNILGQTLYTNQSFAERTMINVGSSEYTAGVYLVNVSINDEVKTQKIVINR; this is encoded by the coding sequence ATGTGCAACACTTCTGCAATAACTCCGTATAAACGATTGTTGAGGAGCAAACAAGTCTTGTTTATAATCTCCAAGAAAGCTGTACTGTATTTTGTACCAATACCCTTATATTTGAGGGCAAATTGTCTAATATCCAAATCGCCGCCATACCAACCTGAAACATCTTTCATCATGAATAAAATTTTTACCCTTCTTGTAGCTTCTACCCTACTGATGGCTAGCAACGGTAAAGCGCAGACCATAGCTGAATACAGCCTGGATGCGACCGTGGCGGCTACTTCCGTTGACCCCAACCTAACTGCAGGGAATATTACTGCAGTAGGAGTCAACATTCCGACTCCCGGGACGAACCCTGGCTCCAATGGTTTTCGAGCTGATCAATGGCCCGTAGGCGCAAATCTTGATTCTACCGCCTACTTTGAAGTGGTTCTTACCCCCGACCCAGGTTTTGAGATGAACATCACCGAAATACGATACAATAACAGAAGGTCTGCTACTGGCCCACCGAACTTTGCGGTGTATTGGAGCCTGGATGGAGTTTTTGCCAACAGCACAATGATTCAAAGCGGCACAATTGCATCTGGCAGCAGTGGAATACCTCAATCCATTACAGGCCTGGATATTGATGTACCTGAGGGCGAACAAATTTATATACGTTGGTATGCCTGGGAGGCCAGCGCTGGAAGTGGAACCTACTGGATGAGCCGTTTTAACGGTGTAGGTCTGGAAATCGACGGAACACTTACTACCCTTAGCACAGCTGTTTCTTTTGCCTCACCCTCCGGAGTTACCAGCGAAGGTGATGGCACCTACGATATTGTGGTAAGCATTGAAAATCCCTCTGCCACGGTTGATACCGAGGTTGATGTAGTGCTAATGACCGGTGACGACAGTGCGGTAAACGGCTTTAACAGCCAGACCGTGGTATTCCCTGCAGGTAGCTCAGCAGATCAAACGGTAACACTTACCATTGTAGATGATGCCCTGTGCAAGGACGATGAGTTCATTGCCTTTCAATTGATGAACCCCACTGGTGGGAACAGCACCATAATTAGTTCACCCTCCAATTTTTCGCTACAAATCATCGACAACGACAAAATCGCGAATCTCTTCTACGAGGACGATTTCGAATCCAATAACCTCAACAACTGGACACAGGGCACAGATGGCCACTGGGCAACCAGCACGGTAAATGCCATCTCCGGAACCTACTCACTCAAGCATAACCTTTCAGATGTTCAAAGCACTAGCTATATCAGCCTCCCTACCAATGATCTTGAATTGTCTGGAATGGTCACCACGTGGCGTTTCCAATTGCAAAACGGCGATTGGGAATTTTCAGGAAACAACCGCCCCTGGGTTTACCTCGTGTCATCGGAAGAAACGATTTTTCCGACCAACCAAACCACAGGCTATGCTGTCGGAATCGAAAATATTGGGCCGGCACCATTCAGTCGTTTTCTTGCGCTTTACAGAATTCCACCCACCGGAGAGGTGCCTTTGGTTGTTTCAACACTGAATTGGAATGAAGGTAAAACCGTAGGTGTTGAAGTGGTGCGCGACGAAGCGGGTAATTGGGTATTGCGCTACGATGAGGACGGAGGTTTTGATGACCTCGTTACTGCAGGTAGCGCTTTCGACGACACCTACACTTCGGCAAACTATATGGGGCTTGCTTTTCAGTTTACATCAACCCGTGCCGGAGAGTTGTGGATGGATGATTTCAGCGTAACCCAGACTACCTGTCAAAACACGTTTTACTCGCAACAAAGCGGTGATTTCGGCGATGATATATGGGATGTGGTTCCTGGCGGTACAGCCGGACCTGCCGTTTTTAACCTGTACAACGACTTTGTGATTCAAAGTGGTCATGATCTCGATCTTACCGCCAACGTAGACCTCGGAGGGCTTACCATTGAGAGCGGCGCTTCTCTGGACATGGGAACCGATGGATACACATTAAAAATGACTGGTGACTGGAGCAACAATGGAAGCTTTGAAGCCGGCGACGGAAACGTTCGCATGGTGGGTGTGAGCAATGTGACAGCCTCCGGCAACAACACCTTTTACGATCTTTCGCTTGATAAATTGGGTGGCACAGTAACTATGGACGGCGCCACTGATTTGTTGGGAACACTCACTGTAACCAAAGGTAATCTTGATACCGATGGTAATCCATTTACCTTGAAATCAACCGCCAGCCAAACGGCATCCGTTGGGCCTGTAGGTGCAAGTTCTAACATTACGGGAGACTTTACCGTAGAGCGCTACATTCAAAACGGCCCCACAGGCTGGAGAAACATGGGGTCTTCGGTATCCGGAGCAACCCTCCAGGGATGGAACGAGCATTTTACAACCACAGGATTTCCCGGGGCTGACTTCCCGGATTGGCCGACACCTGCCAATCGTTTTGTCAGCCTGAAGTACTACGATGAAACCCTTCCAGGCGATCGTGAAATCGGGTGGATGTCGCCAACCAATACAAGTAATGTGATTCCCGATGGCCGCGGATACTGGATGTATATTGGCGGCTCTGAGCTGCCCGAAACCGTGAACCTCACCGGAGAATTGATTACCGGTGATTTCAGTTATGATCTTGATTATACCGAAAGCCTTGGTGATTTCCACGACGGCTGGAACCTGCTCTCTAATGTCTATGCCTCAACGGTAGATTGGGACAGCCCCAACCTCACCAAAGTGGACATTGAAAACGGGATATGGATATGGGATGCCAACATTCAGCAATACGGTACATACATCAGCAGTGTAAGTACGCACGGTGTAACCAATGAAATTGCGCACTCGCAATCATTCTGGGTGCACACACTGGACATCAACGCCGCGCTCACCTTCCGTGAGTCGGCCAAAAGCAGCAACAACAACGCAGATTGGATTAAGCAAAATGTGGAAGCTGTATCACTGGTTCGTCTTCAAATTGACGGCAATGGCTTTATGGACGAAACGGTGCTGGTTTTCAATGACGATGCAACCATTGGCTACGAAGGCACCCACGATGCCATGAAGTTTTTCAGTCCCAATGAAGAGGTCCCCAGCCTGGCCATGCTGGCGAACAACGGTGAAGAAGACTTTGATGTGGCCATCAACGCATTGCCCATGCCTGAAACCGGTGGAATCAGCATTCCGTTGAAAGCCCTCGCTGGGGTTAACGGAAATTACTTGTTGAGTGTGTCTGACATTCAAAACCTGCCATCAAGTGCCTGCTTATATGTGGAAGACCTTGAAACCGGCGATGTAATGCTTATTGAGGAAGGCGCCAACCTGACCGTTGCCCTGGATACCGGTTACCATGACGCGCGTTTTGTAATCCACGTAAGTGCGCCTGTAAGCGCCGACAAGACGGATAACTCTTGTGCGGATGCCAACGACGGAATGATTACCGCACTTGGAGCCGGCGAGGGTCCCTGGACCTACACGTGGCTCAACGAGGCCGGACAAGTGGTAAAGGTTTCTGAGAATTTGATGGAGGCTGATACCCTTAACAACCTTGCAGCAGGATTGTACACCCTGGAGGTAAGCGGATCGGACGAAGTATGTGGTACGCGCTCTGAAGAGTTTTACATCAACGAACCTATGCCACTTTCTGCCTCTACCATATTGGAAGCTGCCAACTGCAATTCAGGAGCGAATGGACAGGTTGCTGTTCTTGCCAGCGGCGGACAGGGCACATGGTCGCTGGCCATCTACCAGAATGAAGAGCTCCTCGATGAAGTGACCAACGAAGAAGGTACCTACAGCTTTGTAAACCTGGAAAGTGGTTGGTACACCATTCAGGCAGGAAACACTTGCGGAGTAATTGAAGAGATTGTTCATCTTTTTGACGAAAGCGCGCCAGTTGCAAACTTTGAAGGCCCCGAGAGTATTTCGCTCACAATGGGTGGTGAGGTTAACTTCACCAACACCTCGCTAAATGCCGAATGGTTTGAGTGGTTCATTGGTGATGATGAGTACTATACCGAAAACATCACGCACACTTTCACATTGCCCGGAACGCATGAGGTGATTATGTACGCCTTCTTTGGAGACTGCTACGATGTAGTAACCAAGAGCATCGAAGTTACCGACATTGCGGCCAATGTTGAAGTGATTGAAACACCCGACAACATCAGCATCTGGTACGACGGACGTGAGGTTGTGATTGAGCATTCTTTCAATGGTCAGCAAATGGATATTCGCATCATGAACATCCTTGGCCAAACGCTCTACACCAACCAGTCCTTTGCTGAACGAACCATGATCAATGTCGGCTCAAGCGAATATACCGCCGGAGTATACCTGGTGAATGTCTCGATTAACGACGAGGTAAAAACCCAGAAAATCGTGATTAACCGCTAA
- a CDS encoding T9SS C-terminal target domain-containing protein, with protein sequence MKQLYFLSQVLFISLTVNAQPILQHNCFYEPGDWVLAYDVATENMHDGPDGANQIWDFTDLHTLGNSEIWGGSIIHPGDISDFPFFGMANVAMALPNGSVRYWSNQEAGLVSLGQGGDNEVIQMHNGATWFEYPFEFGSISSDESSGTLFSMCRDWALDQLVECEGVGYGTLILPNGTYENVLKIRRTTLTTRYNANLDMERHYTVLEHIWMSPEQRGPLLYQRSWSSDACPGSNEGAEMFYTIPQQVTHVETQTGNISLGVFPNPARQLVSVNIRSSEVTNGKLWISDMLGQHIYALPENLSIHSNFSTQLDLGNLRAGLYLIHFQTNKETLSQRIMVL encoded by the coding sequence GTGAAACAACTTTACTTTCTATCACAAGTGCTATTCATCTCACTGACGGTCAACGCACAACCTATTCTTCAACACAACTGCTTTTACGAGCCAGGCGATTGGGTTCTGGCATACGACGTCGCTACCGAAAATATGCACGACGGCCCGGATGGCGCCAACCAAATCTGGGATTTTACAGATCTGCATACGCTGGGCAACTCCGAAATTTGGGGCGGCAGCATCATTCACCCAGGCGACATCAGTGATTTTCCCTTCTTCGGAATGGCCAATGTAGCCATGGCGCTTCCAAACGGCTCGGTTCGTTACTGGAGCAATCAGGAGGCCGGTTTAGTTTCCCTCGGTCAGGGAGGGGACAATGAAGTGATTCAAATGCACAACGGTGCTACCTGGTTTGAGTACCCTTTTGAATTCGGAAGCATTTCTTCTGACGAATCTTCAGGCACACTCTTCAGCATGTGTAGAGACTGGGCTCTTGACCAATTGGTAGAATGCGAGGGCGTAGGCTATGGCACGCTGATTTTGCCTAATGGAACCTATGAAAACGTTCTCAAAATTCGAAGAACCACGCTTACTACCCGCTACAACGCCAATCTGGACATGGAGCGCCACTACACCGTATTGGAGCACATCTGGATGAGTCCCGAACAGCGCGGCCCCCTCCTCTACCAACGCTCCTGGAGCAGTGATGCATGCCCCGGAAGCAACGAAGGCGCAGAGATGTTCTACACCATTCCGCAGCAGGTAACGCATGTAGAAACACAAACCGGCAACATCTCGCTTGGCGTGTTTCCCAACCCGGCAAGGCAGTTGGTCTCTGTCAATATCCGCAGCTCTGAAGTAACAAATGGCAAGCTTTGGATCAGTGATATGTTGGGTCAACATATTTATGCGCTTCCGGAAAACCTTAGCATTCACTCTAACTTCTCCACGCAACTGGACCTGGGCAATCTGAGAGCAGGTTTGTACCTCATTCATTTTCAGACCAACAAAGAAACCCTTTCTCAACGTATTATGGTGCTATAA